One genomic segment of Burkholderia multivorans ATCC BAA-247 includes these proteins:
- the phnV gene encoding 2-aminoethylphosphonate ABC transport system, membrane component PhnV, whose product MSAEIHVAHAVPRRRADWRDALLKHAARAALALAAFACFWLFVLPVIVVALSSVATQWSGTILPAGYSLRWFARLGSPEYDALLTSLEIGFGVAALGTLLGLWLALALEGRDRRGIGAVVDALVMVPNGVPSVVLGLAVLIAYHQKPVDLSSSAAIVVLVQLALILPFCYRCAAAALRPELTVLREAAASLGAPPAMVLRRVLLPQLVPALRASLALGFALSLGELGATLTVYPPGFATVPIVVIGQVERGYYLPASALSLLMLGASLAALLLIAARVPRGTRSAA is encoded by the coding sequence ATGTCCGCTGAAATCCACGTCGCGCACGCGGTGCCGCGGCGCCGCGCCGACTGGCGCGATGCGCTGCTCAAACATGCGGCGCGCGCCGCGCTCGCGCTCGCTGCATTCGCCTGCTTCTGGCTGTTCGTGCTGCCGGTGATCGTCGTCGCGCTGTCGAGCGTGGCGACCCAGTGGTCCGGCACGATCCTGCCGGCCGGCTACAGCCTGCGCTGGTTCGCGCGGCTCGGATCGCCGGAATACGACGCGCTGCTGACGAGTCTCGAGATCGGCTTCGGCGTAGCGGCGCTCGGCACGCTGCTCGGGCTGTGGCTCGCGCTCGCGCTGGAAGGGCGCGACCGGCGCGGGATCGGCGCGGTCGTCGATGCGCTCGTGATGGTGCCGAACGGCGTACCGAGCGTCGTGCTCGGGCTCGCGGTGCTGATCGCGTATCACCAGAAGCCCGTCGATCTGTCGAGCTCGGCGGCGATCGTCGTGCTGGTGCAGCTCGCGCTGATTCTGCCGTTCTGTTATCGCTGCGCGGCTGCGGCGCTGCGTCCGGAGCTGACGGTGCTGCGCGAAGCCGCCGCCAGTCTCGGCGCACCGCCCGCGATGGTGCTGCGCCGCGTGCTGCTGCCGCAGCTCGTGCCGGCGCTGCGCGCGAGCCTCGCGCTCGGCTTCGCGCTGTCGCTCGGCGAGCTCGGTGCGACGCTGACCGTCTATCCGCCCGGCTTCGCGACCGTGCCGATCGTCGTGATCGGTCAGGTCGAGCGCGGCTATTACCTGCCTGCGTCGGCGCTGTCGCTGCTGATGCTCGGCGCGTCGCTCGCGGCGCTGCTGCTGATCGCCGCGCGCGTACCGCGCGGCACGCGGAGCGCCGCATGA
- the phnU gene encoding 2-aminoethylphosphonate ABC transporter permease subunit — protein sequence MSSLSTPEAGLPPQVRASAAAHAAAAKRRKRIADFHLLALAIVVLGPLVVYPLVRLVLLSLSGDHGLSFAAYRTFFGNPDTRQVLLTTLGVLFASAGTASLLGVMLAALLFFRPFPGAALVTRFLELYVAFPSFLVAFTLIFLYGSQGSVSIALQQLFHLEAPPLDFLFGIGGVILAQTVFYTPFVVRPTLASLATLDLRLIEAARSLGASGWMLARRVVLPIAWPGIAAGTVLCFLLTLNEFGILLVLGSARLVTLPVAIYSSATVDLDLPTASAGAVAMLALSLALYAVYRRVNRRATGGNDVR from the coding sequence ATGTCGTCCTTATCGACCCCTGAAGCCGGACTGCCGCCGCAAGTGCGCGCGTCGGCCGCCGCGCACGCGGCCGCGGCGAAGCGCCGCAAGCGCATCGCCGATTTCCATTTGCTCGCGCTTGCGATCGTCGTGCTCGGCCCGCTCGTCGTCTATCCGCTGGTGCGGCTCGTGCTGCTGAGCCTGTCCGGCGATCACGGGCTGAGTTTCGCCGCGTACCGGACTTTCTTCGGCAACCCCGACACGCGCCAGGTGCTGCTGACGACGCTCGGCGTGCTGTTCGCGAGCGCCGGCACCGCATCGCTGCTCGGCGTGATGCTGGCCGCGCTGCTGTTTTTCAGGCCGTTCCCCGGCGCGGCACTCGTGACGCGATTCCTGGAGCTCTATGTCGCGTTCCCGTCGTTCCTCGTCGCGTTCACGCTGATCTTCCTGTACGGCTCGCAGGGCTCGGTCAGCATCGCGCTGCAGCAGCTGTTCCATCTCGAGGCGCCGCCGCTCGATTTCCTGTTCGGCATCGGCGGCGTGATCCTCGCGCAGACGGTGTTCTATACGCCGTTCGTGGTACGTCCGACGCTCGCGTCGCTCGCGACGCTCGACCTGCGGCTGATCGAAGCGGCGCGCAGCCTCGGCGCGTCCGGCTGGATGCTCGCGCGTCGCGTCGTGCTGCCGATCGCGTGGCCCGGCATCGCGGCCGGCACCGTGCTGTGCTTCCTGCTGACGCTGAACGAATTCGGGATTCTGCTCGTGCTCGGCAGCGCAAGGCTCGTCACGCTGCCGGTCGCGATCTACAGCAGCGCGACCGTCGATCTCGACCTGCCGACCGCCTCGGCCGGCGCGGTCGCGATGCTTGCGTTGTCGCTTGCGCTCTATGCCGTCTATCGCCGCGTGAACCGTCGTGCGACGGGAGGAAACGATGTCCGCTGA